The region CACCGGGGCTACCAACGCATTCGAAAGGGACTGTCTGCCTGCATAGGCTCGTTGATGGTCTTTTTCGGCCTGCGCCTGATCTTCGCCGAGAATTGATCCGAAACAAGAGGGCGGCGGGGTGTATCCCCGCCGCCCTCTTGTTGCTTATATCTGAAGACTATTCCTGGGTCGCATAACCACCCCCTCCGCCCTCATCGGCTCCCTGTCCGGCAGTACTATCACCGCCGAGGCCCGCTCCGAGTCTGCCTCCCATGTTGTTGCTTTCGGATTCGGCGGACTGCATGCTTTCCCGCTGCAGGGAGAGCGAGTGCAGTGCGCTGTAGTTCGGACGCCCCTGGAGACCGCCGAGTTCCGATTTGGTCCGGCTGGCCGCAGCCTTGAGCGCGTCAATGCGGTTGTTGATTTCTCCGGGGGTGACCGAAGTGAGGGCCGGACGCTCTCCCTGATCGGTCTGGGGAGCGGCTCGGACCACTTCCTTCTGGGTGTCGGGATCCGTGGGTTCAGGCGGAGAGATGTGGCCATCGGGAGTGACGGTCACCGATAAACCGGGCCGGTCGATGATCTGGGTCTGGCGGTCGCTTGTTACCGAAACCGTATGGCCGGGGGTCATGGAAAGGACGCCGATTGTTTCCCGCTGGCGGGAGACTCTGGCAAAGATTCCGGTACCCCGTATGCCGATGGTGGCCGTAGGCGTGGTCAGGGCAAATGCATCCGGATTCTGTTCGACGATCTTGCCGGTGACGAACCTAACCGTACCCACCGAGATGTTGAGCAGCATTTTCGAGGCTGACGGATCGTTCGCGTAGACGAACTTGTCGAGCGTGGTCCGGGAGTCGGCTCCCTGTGAGAAAACCGATTGGTCGTTGAATACGATCTCGACGCTGCTTCGTGAGCCCGTCACAATGATGTCCCCGGCCCGAACCGGTTTTTCCAGGTCGAGCATGCGGTTGTCTTCGCCGGGATGCTCGGCGACGACTTTTCCGGCCATGTAGACCACGGTGCCGATGGCGTCTTCCGGAATGTCGTCCGGTGATTGAGCTGCCTGGGCGGCAGGTGCGAAATTGCAGATCAGTGTGAGGATGAACGTCAGGAGTAGGAGGGAACCGGCTGCGCGCATGGGGGAAACATCTCCGATATGTTGAGGTGGAATTTGTTCAGTATCATGGGGTGTTATTCGTACAGACCGGCGAGCCCGTCACGAGTCAGCAATTCGTCCTTGACCGGAAAGCCTGCGTCCCTGGCTTCCAGCATCCAGTATAATCCCTTGTCGACATCCTTTTGTACCCCGAGACCGGCGGCATAGAGGTTGGCGAGGTAGTACATGGCCGTATCATTGCCGTTCTCCGCGGCGGTCTTGATCAGTCCCGCAGCCTTGTTCACGTCGCGCGGCACGCCGTCGCCGTACAGGTTGAACAGGCCGAGCATGAGGCGGGCGTCGTCCTGTCCCAGGGCTGCTGCTTTTTCAAGCAGTTCCGCGGCCTTGCATTGGTCCTGCTCAACGCCCTGGCCCTCGGCGTACATGACGGCAAGGTGGTACATGGCCTGGGGGTTGCCGCTGGCTACGGCTTCTTCGTACTTGGCCTTGGCAGTGGCATAGTCCTTTTCAAGGTATGCGCTGGTGCCTTGCCGTTCGTACATGGTGCCCATCACGCAACCGGTCAGTAGGAGCAACAGGAGGGGGAGGATTGCGAATTTCAGAATGGAGTTCATGTCGGTGTTCCTTTTGGGTGTCGCTTTGGTCGGGGAGGGTTGGGGGGTTAGGGATGTCCTGTAGCGCCGCCGCCATTACCGCCGTCCGCGTCGCCGCCGTCGCTGCCAAGCCCAGCGCTGACGGAACTGTCTCGGCCGCTTTCCGCCCTGTCGTGGGCACGGTTCTGGAGCGAGATGTTGTGGAGAGCGCCATAGTCGGGCTTGTCCTCAAGGCCGCCAAGTCCACTCTTGGTCTTGTCGATGGCCAGGGAAAAGGCTTCAAGGCGGTTTTCCAGGTTGGAGTGGCCCGGCGCACCTGTCTCGCCCTGGGTGGACTGAGGTGCGGCTTTCATCACCCTGGCGCGGGTGGAGGGGGCCGTGGGAGCGGGGTCGGTCAGACGTCCGTCGACGGATGTGACCGAATAGCCGGCACGGGTGATGGTCCGGGACATCTCGCCCGCGGTTACATCCACCTGATGGCCGGGAGTCATGGAGAGTACGCCGATCTCTTCGCCATCGGGGGTGATTTCGGCAAAAACCTCTGTACCCCGGATGCCGATGGTGGTTGTCGGGGTCTCGATGGCGAAGGCTTCGGGGTTGGTTTTGACGATTTCGCCCGTCACGTAGCGAAAGGTTCCCGCGCCCAGTTTGAGGAGCATCTTCGAAGCGGACGGGTCGGCCGTGTAGAGGTAGTCGTCAAGCACGGTGCGGGAATCGGCGCCCTGGGAAAACACCGAGCGGTCTCTGAACAGGATCTCGACGTTGCTTCGTGCCCCTGTGACAATGACGTCTTTAGAAAACACAGGCTCGTTCAGCTTGAGTTTCCGTACGACTTTGTCCGCACCGTGTGCGGTGACGGTTCCGTTCAGGGAGATTGTTTCGCCGATGGCGACAGGCACAGGTAGAACTTTCTCGGCAGCCAGGACGGCCGCCGGGATGAACATGAGGAGGGTTGCCGACAGCAAGAAACATCGTAGCGCCATACGATTTTTGCTCATGGAAGTGGCTCACTCTGATAATACTGTTCGTTTGCTCATTCTTAACACATGTACAGTATAGGTCAATATAATTAATATGCTTTCTCCCCGGAGTCCGATCGGGTCGGACACGAAAACTGCTTCGAAGCCTTGTTACGCGGTCTGTTTTTCCCTACCATAGGTACCTGGCATCGTCCCAATCTCAAACAGTACGTAGCGGAGACACGCATTATGCCCGTCATCATGGGAACCGCCGGCCACATCGACCACGGCAAGACCACGCTCATCAAGGCCCTCACCGGTATCGACTGCGATCGGCTGTCCGAGGAAAAAAAGCGCGGCATCACCATCGAACTGGGGTTCGCCTTTCTGGACCTCGGCGAGGACAACCGCCTCGGTATCGTGGATGTCCCAGGCCATGAAAAATTTGTCAAAAACATGGTCGCGGGCGCCGCGGGCGTGGACTTCGTCGTTCTGGTCATCGCGGCCGACGAGGGCATCATGCCCCAGACCCGAGAGCATCTGGAAATCTGTCAGTTACTCGGCGTGACAGAAGGTTTGGTGGTCCTGACAAAGACCGATATGGTCGATGCGGATTGGCTGGAGATGGTCGAGGAAGAGGTGGGAACCTATCTGGAGCCGACCTTCCTCGGCGGCGCGCCCATCCTGCCCGTATCCGCCCACACCGGCAAAGGGCTGGAAGAACTCAAGGCGGCGCTGCGCAAGCTGGTGGCCGAGTTCAAGCCCAAACGGCGCTCGGATCTTTTTCGCCTGCCTGTGGACCGTGTTTTTACCATGAAGGGCCACGGCACAGTGGTCACAGGGACCATGATTTCAGGTTCCGTTTCCGTTGGCGAAGACGTGACCCTGTATCCCGGCACAACCACGTCCAAGGTGCGTGGCCTGCAATCACACGGCAATACCGTGGAAACGGCACAGGCCGGAAGGCGTACTGCCGTGAACCTGGCAGGGCTGGAAGTGGACGATGTCCGGCGGGGCGATATCCTGGCCCGGCCCGGGTCCCTGTTTCCGTCCGAGCTCTGGGACATCGAATTGACCGTGCTCGAATCCTCGCGTTTGCCGCTCAAGCATCGAAAGGAAATCCATTTCCACCACGGCGCGAGAGAAGTTTTGGCGCGCATCTATCTGCTCGACCGCGATGAACTCGCTCCCGGTGAGACCGCCGTATGTCAGGCCCGCTTCACCGAACCCATGGCCGGGGTCTGGGGCGACCGTATCGTCTTGCGCTCCTTTTCGCCTCTGCGCGCCTTTGCGGGGGGACGGCTCATCGGCCCCTCCGGGCATCGCATAAAGCGTTTCTCCGAGGACGTGGAGCTGCTCGAACGGCTGGCCTCGGATCAGGCCGAGGAAGTGGCCGCCGCCCAGTTGGAGTTAGCCGGTCCCAAGGGGGTTGATTTCGCCGAACTGCTGACCATGACCAACCTTGAGACCAAGGGACTGGAAAAGACCCTGGGCGTGCTCGGCGGGCAGCAGCGGGCCGTGCTCTTCGACAAGGAGACCCGTCGCTATGCGGGCGGGGCCTTGGCCGATCGCCTCTCCTCCGAACTCCTCGAATTCCTGGCGGCGTATCATCAAAGGGAATCCATGAAACCGGGCGTGCAGCGCGGAGAACTGGCCTCGTCCTGGGGACGGGATCTGCCGCCCAAGCTCATGCACTTTCTGTTGGAACGCCTACTCAAGAAGGGCGATATCGTGGCCGAGCAGGAGGTCGTCCGGCTCAAGGACCACAAGGTCTCCCTGGCCTCGGATCAGGCAAAGGTCCGCGAGACCATCCTGTCCGCCTATACCGAGGGCGGGGCCATGCCTCCCAACCTCAAGGATGTGCTCGATCCCCTTGGCATGGACGCCAAGCAGGCCGGTCCCGTGCTGAGGCTGTTGCAGGACCAGGGAGAGCTGACGCGCATCAAGGACGACATGTACTATCACACCCCGGCCCTCACCGGGATACGTGACGCGATTGTCGGTTTCTTCGCGGATCACGACGAGATGTCGGCCCCGGACTTCAAGGAGCTGACCGGACTGTCGCGCAAGTATCTCATTCCGGTGCTCGAGTATTTCGACAAGGAAAAACTGACAGTGCGCGTAGGAGACGTCCGTCGTCTGCGCAAACGGTCTTGACAGGGTAGGACGCACCCTTTAGGCCAAGGCTATGGCAATTCGAGCAACGCACATCGCGGTCGTTTTGGTGCTTCTGGCCCTGTTGGCCGGATGCGCTGCGACCGCTTCCAAGGGGGGTACCACGGATAGTGGAACCGCCCAGGCACTGGTGGATGAAGCCACCGGCATGGTTGAAAAATCCCTGGAAAAGGACAAGGACGGGCGTGTCCACCGGCTGATCAGCGAGGCTAAAGGCATCATGATCATTCCGGCCATCGGCGATGTCAGTTTCTTCTTTTCCATAGGCCACGGCAACGCTTTGATTGTCGCGCGTACGGACAAGGGATGGACCGGTCCGGTCTTCATGTCCAAGTCTTCCGTGGGCTGGGGGTTGCAGGCTGGCGTGTCCAAGGAATCCGGCCTGCTTCTGATCATGGACGAGGACGACGTCCGCTATATTCTGGAAAAGGGAGCCGTGCTGAGTGGCAAGGCCCGGGCCGTTGCGCTGAACGCCGAGTTGGATGCAGACCAGACTCCCGAGTTTCAGGAATCCGGCAATATCTATTTCGTGGGTGAACGGACCGGTCTGTATGCGGGCGTGGCCCTGAGCACTGGCGGATTCTCCAATCGCACCCGTCTGAATCAGGCCTTTTCCGGCGTGGAGGGTGGTTCGCCCGAAACCATACTTTTCGACAAGAAACTCCGGCCCCATGGCGCGGAACGGCTGTTGGAGCTTCTGGACAGGGCCGGTTCCGAACCCCGGAAAAACGAAAAGGACGGAACCGAAGTTCCGTCCAATTGAGTCAAACTGGGGTGAGTGATGGGACTTGAACCCACGGCCACCTGGGCCACAACCAGGTGCTCTACCAACTGAGCTACACCCACCGTGTGAGGGGCAGTTTTTAACCAAGCTTTTTCTCCCGGTCAAGCAAAAGAATCAAAAAAGGATACACATGGATAAACTTATCATCGAAGGCGGGGTTCCGCTGCAGGGAAGCATTCAGGTCAGCGGCGCGAAAAACGCGGCCCTGCCTATACTCATGGCCTGTCTTCTGGCTGAAGGCAAAGTCTCTCTGACAAACGTTCCCCGTCTGGCCGACATAAACACCTCGCTCAAGCTGCTCAACATTCTTGGTTGTGAAACCACCTTCGAGGGCAATGCGGCTACCAGCCTGTGCACCGGCCTCAAGCCCGAGGCCCCTTATGATCTGGTCAAGACCATGCGCGCCTCGGTGCTCTGCCTCGGCCCGCTGCTGGCCCGGCTCGGCGAGGCCAAGGTGGCCCTGCCCGGCGGCTGCGCCATTGGCGCCCGCCCGGTAGACCTGCACCTGCGCGGCTTTGAGCGCATGGGCGCGGAGTTCGAGATCACCGAGGGCTACATCAAGGGATTCTGCAAGAACGGTCTCAAGGGTGCCAACATCACTTTGGACTTTCCCACCGTGGGTGGCACCGAGAACATTCTCATGGCTGCCGCTCTGGCCGAGGGGGAGACCATGATCGAGAACGCTGCCCGAGAGCCCGAGGTCGTGGACCTGGCCAACTTCCTCAACGCCTGCGGGGCCAAGATCACCGGTCAGGGCACCAGCGTCCTGCATGTGGAGGGCGTGTCTTCCCTGTCCGGCTGCGAATACCGCATAATGCCCGACCGCATCGAGGCCGGGACCTACATGGTCGCCGCGGCCATCACCGGCGGCGAGTTGGAAATTTTGGACTGCCCGTTTCAGGATCTGGATGCTGTCAGCTACAAACTGCGGGAAATGGGCGTCTGGCTTCAGGAAGAGGATAACTACGTCCTTGTCCGCCGGGCCAACGGTCTGCTTGAAAACGTGGACGTGACCACGCTTCCGCACCCCGGCTACCCCACGGACATGCAGGCCCAGCTCATGGCTCTGATGTGTTTCGGCAAAGGCATCGGCACCATTGAGGAAAAAATCTTCGAAAACCGTTTCATGCACGTCCTCGAACTGGTTCGGCTGGGCGCTGACATCCGCCTCAGGGGCCGCACTGCCATGGTCAAGGGGGTTGGCTCGCTCAAGGGCGCGCCGGTCATGGCCTCCGATCTTCGCGCCAGCGCCTCTCTGGTTCTGGCAGGGCTCGCCGCACAGGGTACCACCACCATCGAGCGCATCTACCACCTCGATCGCGGCTACGAAAATATTGAAGCCAAACTCTCCGGCGTCGGCGCCCGTATCAAACGCGTCAGCGCCTAGCGCGAAGAGAAAAACATGCATATCAGCCGGGCTCCCTCGTGGAGTCCGGCTTTTTTATTGTCCCCGACGGCTGGAGGCATCCTCCCGCTCTTTCTCAATCTTTTCGTTCCTGATAACAAAACACGGGTGAAGGATGCCTGCTGGACAT is a window of uncultured Pseudodesulfovibrio sp. DNA encoding:
- a CDS encoding FecR family protein; protein product: MRAAGSLLLLTFILTLICNFAPAAQAAQSPDDIPEDAIGTVVYMAGKVVAEHPGEDNRMLDLEKPVRAGDIIVTGSRSSVEIVFNDQSVFSQGADSRTTLDKFVYANDPSASKMLLNISVGTVRFVTGKIVEQNPDAFALTTPTATIGIRGTGIFARVSRQRETIGVLSMTPGHTVSVTSDRQTQIIDRPGLSVTVTPDGHISPPEPTDPDTQKEVVRAAPQTDQGERPALTSVTPGEINNRIDALKAAASRTKSELGGLQGRPNYSALHSLSLQRESMQSAESESNNMGGRLGAGLGGDSTAGQGADEGGGGGYATQE
- a CDS encoding tetratricopeptide repeat protein is translated as MNSILKFAILPLLLLLLTGCVMGTMYERQGTSAYLEKDYATAKAKYEEAVASGNPQAMYHLAVMYAEGQGVEQDQCKAAELLEKAAALGQDDARLMLGLFNLYGDGVPRDVNKAAGLIKTAAENGNDTAMYYLANLYAAGLGVQKDVDKGLYWMLEARDAGFPVKDELLTRDGLAGLYE
- a CDS encoding FecR domain-containing protein, which encodes MLSATLLMFIPAAVLAAEKVLPVPVAIGETISLNGTVTAHGADKVVRKLKLNEPVFSKDVIVTGARSNVEILFRDRSVFSQGADSRTVLDDYLYTADPSASKMLLKLGAGTFRYVTGEIVKTNPEAFAIETPTTTIGIRGTEVFAEITPDGEEIGVLSMTPGHQVDVTAGEMSRTITRAGYSVTSVDGRLTDPAPTAPSTRARVMKAAPQSTQGETGAPGHSNLENRLEAFSLAIDKTKSGLGGLEDKPDYGALHNISLQNRAHDRAESGRDSSVSAGLGSDGGDADGGNGGGATGHP
- the selB gene encoding selenocysteine-specific translation elongation factor; this encodes MPVIMGTAGHIDHGKTTLIKALTGIDCDRLSEEKKRGITIELGFAFLDLGEDNRLGIVDVPGHEKFVKNMVAGAAGVDFVVLVIAADEGIMPQTREHLEICQLLGVTEGLVVLTKTDMVDADWLEMVEEEVGTYLEPTFLGGAPILPVSAHTGKGLEELKAALRKLVAEFKPKRRSDLFRLPVDRVFTMKGHGTVVTGTMISGSVSVGEDVTLYPGTTTSKVRGLQSHGNTVETAQAGRRTAVNLAGLEVDDVRRGDILARPGSLFPSELWDIELTVLESSRLPLKHRKEIHFHHGAREVLARIYLLDRDELAPGETAVCQARFTEPMAGVWGDRIVLRSFSPLRAFAGGRLIGPSGHRIKRFSEDVELLERLASDQAEEVAAAQLELAGPKGVDFAELLTMTNLETKGLEKTLGVLGGQQRAVLFDKETRRYAGGALADRLSSELLEFLAAYHQRESMKPGVQRGELASSWGRDLPPKLMHFLLERLLKKGDIVAEQEVVRLKDHKVSLASDQAKVRETILSAYTEGGAMPPNLKDVLDPLGMDAKQAGPVLRLLQDQGELTRIKDDMYYHTPALTGIRDAIVGFFADHDEMSAPDFKELTGLSRKYLIPVLEYFDKEKLTVRVGDVRRLRKRS
- a CDS encoding lipid-binding SYLF domain-containing protein: MAIRATHIAVVLVLLALLAGCAATASKGGTTDSGTAQALVDEATGMVEKSLEKDKDGRVHRLISEAKGIMIIPAIGDVSFFFSIGHGNALIVARTDKGWTGPVFMSKSSVGWGLQAGVSKESGLLLIMDEDDVRYILEKGAVLSGKARAVALNAELDADQTPEFQESGNIYFVGERTGLYAGVALSTGGFSNRTRLNQAFSGVEGGSPETILFDKKLRPHGAERLLELLDRAGSEPRKNEKDGTEVPSN
- the murA gene encoding UDP-N-acetylglucosamine 1-carboxyvinyltransferase yields the protein MDKLIIEGGVPLQGSIQVSGAKNAALPILMACLLAEGKVSLTNVPRLADINTSLKLLNILGCETTFEGNAATSLCTGLKPEAPYDLVKTMRASVLCLGPLLARLGEAKVALPGGCAIGARPVDLHLRGFERMGAEFEITEGYIKGFCKNGLKGANITLDFPTVGGTENILMAAALAEGETMIENAAREPEVVDLANFLNACGAKITGQGTSVLHVEGVSSLSGCEYRIMPDRIEAGTYMVAAAITGGELEILDCPFQDLDAVSYKLREMGVWLQEEDNYVLVRRANGLLENVDVTTLPHPGYPTDMQAQLMALMCFGKGIGTIEEKIFENRFMHVLELVRLGADIRLRGRTAMVKGVGSLKGAPVMASDLRASASLVLAGLAAQGTTTIERIYHLDRGYENIEAKLSGVGARIKRVSA